A segment of the Geminocystis sp. M7585_C2015_104 genome:
ACCTTGGAAAAAATAATTGCCTTGCTGTCCAGCCCATGTGTAATTACAGACGTAGGCTCAGTTAAGGGGGCTGTAGTGTATCGGGCCACGGAATTATGCCCTTATTTTGTGGGCAGTCATCCCATGGCGGGAAGTGCGCTTCAGGGTATAGATGCTGCCATGGCCAATTTGTTTGAAAATGCTCCCTGTGTTGTCACCCCCATCTCTAAAACCTCACCACAGGCTTTGCAGACGGTGTCTGCCTTTTGGCAATCTCTCGGATGTTTAATTTACAATACTACCCCTGAGTTGCACGACCAAGCTGTTGCTTGGGTTTCCCATCTTCCAGTCATGGTGAGTGCTAACCTGATATACTCCTGTTTACAGGAGAGTCGCCCGGAGTTGTTACAATTGGCTAAAGCCTTGGCCAGTTCAGGATTTAGAGACACCTCCAGGGTAGGGGGTGGCAATGTGGAACTGGGGCTGATGATGGCACAATACAATCGTGAATCGTTATTGGCTTGTCTGCGGCAGTATCAGGAAAATTTGGAATACCTTATAGGACAAATTGAAGAGGAAAACTGGGACAATGTGAGGGCATTCCTTTCTCTCTGCCAGCAACAACGTCCTGACTTCCTCTAATGGCCCATTGTTTCTGTTGGTTAAAATAAGACATTGTCCCATCATAGGATAATTTTGTATGTCTGTTCGTGTTAGACTGGCTCCATCCCCTACTGGAAATTTACATATTGGTACAGCACGCACTGCGGTATTCAACTGGCTATTTGCCCGTCACCACAATGGTACTTTTATTCTCAGAATTGAGGATACGGACACGGAACGTTCTAAACCTCAGTACACTGAGAATATCATCTCCGGCTTGAAGTGGCTGGGGTTGGACTGGGATGAGGGACCCTATTTTCAAAGCCAAAGATTGGACTTGTATCGTCGGGCAATTCAAACTCTTTTGGACAAAGGGTATGCCTATCGTTGTTATTGTACCCCAGAAGAACTAGAGGCTCTCCGGGAGGAACAAAGGGCTAAAAACCTTGCCCCCCGTTACGATAACCGCCATCGTAATCTTACCCCCGAACAAATTGCCGAATTCGAGGCACGGGGGAGAAAGCCTGTCATTAGATTTAAAATCGACGATGATAGGGAAATTGTCTGGAATGATCTAATTCGGGGCACTGTGGTATGGAAGGGGAGTGATTTGGGGGGCGATATGGTGATTGCCAGGATGCCGGAGAGGGAGGATGAGCCTTTTGGGCTTCCTCTATATAACCTGGCGGTGGTGGTGGACGACATTGATATGGGTATTACTCATGTAATTCGAGGTGAGGATCACATTGCCAATACTGCTAAACAAATTCTGTTATACGAAGCCTTGGGAGCAAAAATACCGGAATTCGCCCACACTCCCCTAATTTTGAACAAGGATGGCAGAAAACTGTCTAAGAGGGATGGGGTGACTTCCATTGATGACTTCCGGAAGATGGGGTTTGTAGCACCTGCATTGGCAAACTATATGACACTTTTGGGATGGACACCACCGGATGGGGAGGAGATTTTTGATTTACATACTGCTGCCAAGCAGTTTAGTCTTTCCAGGGTAAATAAGGCGGGGGCGAAATTCGACTGGGATAAGCTGGACTGGATTAATAGTCAGTACCTCCACAGGATGTCTCCAGGGGAATTGTTGCCCCTTATAACCCCCTATTGGCAGGAGGCTGGTTATCAGTTCAATTTAGATACAGACAGGGATTGGTTGTTGTCCGTTGTCGCCCTTATCAGCTCCAGTTTAACCCGTTTGACGGATGCCGTGGGGGCAGCCAAAGTCTTCTTTGCTCAGTCCATCACCCTTTCTGAGGAGGCCCGGGAGTTTGTTGCCCAAACTGAGGGGGTCAAGGAAACTATAAACCACGTGTTGGCGAGCCTTGACGGGGAATTAAATGCCGAGAAGGCCAATGAGATAATTAAACAGGCTACCAAGGAACTTAAACTCAAGAAGGGTATAGTCATGCGTAGTATCCGGGTCGGCCTAACAGGGGAGTTGCATGGCCCCGATTTGCTACAAACCTGGCTCTTGCTTCACCAGAAGGGATTGGATAGGCCTCGTCTTGAAACTGTCTCTCAATCCCTCTCTAATAGCCATTGAAATTTTACAATACAAACCTAGCTTATAATAGACACAAATACATATCCCCTCGGGGGTTTTGTAAGACAAGAAAAACAACGACAGATATGGTAACCAAAGAAGCAATACTAGAGGTATTAAGGCCGGTAAAGGACCCCGAATTGCAGAGGAGTCTAGTAGAATTAAACATGATTCGTAATATAAGCGTAGAAGATGGTAATGTAAGTTTCACGCTGGTATTGACGACGCCGGCTTGTCCCTTAAGGGAGTTAATAGTAGAAGACTGTGAAAAGGCGGTAAAACGGCTGGAGGGGGTGAAGTCTGTATCGGTACAGGTGACAGCGGAAACACCACAACAAAAATCACTACCCAACAAACAGGCAGTGGCCGGGGTGAAGAATATTATTGCCGTCTCCAGTGGTAAAGGTGGGGTTGGGAAAAGTACAGTGGCGGTGAATGTGGCAGTGGCTTTGGCACAAATGGGAGCCAATGTAGGCTTATTGGATGCGGACATATATGGTCCTAATGTGCCAACCATGTTGGGGTTGAGTAATGCCGCTGTGGAGGTGGAGAAAACTCCCCAAGGAGAGTTTTTACAACCGGCCTTTAATTATGGGATTAAGATAGTCTCTATGGGCTTTTTGATAGATCCAGACCAGCCGGTGATTTGGCGGGGCCCCATGTTAAATGGTATTATTCGTCAGTTCCTGTATCAGGTTCACTGGGGGGAATTGGACTATTTGGTGGTGGATATGCCTCCTGGTACTGGTGATGCCCAACTCACTCTTGCTCAAGCTGTGCCCTTGGCAGGTGCCGTGATTGTCACTACCCCACAAACTGTTTCCCTACAAGACGCCCGCAGGGGTTTAAAAATGTTTGAGCAGTTGGGGGTAAGGATTCTGGGTATTGTAGAGAACATGAGTTATTTCATACCCCCAGACATGCCCGATAAAAGTTATGATTTATTCGGCTCTGGTGGTGGCCAGAAGACATCCAAAGAGTTAAATGTGCCCCTTTTGGGTTGTATCCCCCTGGAAATTTCCCTCAGAGAGGGGGGGGACAAGGGCATTCCTATTGTTGTTAGCCACCCGGAATCCGCCTCTGCCAGGGCTTTAAAACAAATTGCCCAACAGCTAGCAGCTAGGGTTTCCGTGACGGCGTTATTGTAGGGGTGGATGATTGTAAGTCCGTAGGGTTATGGGGGCAAAAGCCCCTCACTTTGAAGACTAGAAGGGGGTTTTTACCTCTTCCCCTTTGGCAACCACCTGTGTTTCGGTTTCTGCTTCTGCCTCTCCTAAAACTAGTTTCAACAGGGGTGGTGCCAGGAAGGTGGTTATAATTACCATTATGATGATAGCCGCTTCCAGGGGTTTAGTTAACACCCCACTGCTGGCACCAATACCGGCAAACACTAGACCCACCTCTCCCCGGGGGATCATACCTATGCCTATTCCCAGACGGTTGATTTTTTCCCCAGAGAGGAAACTCCAGCCACTTACTATTTTGCCTATAATCGCCACTGTAATCAAAAAGGTTGCTATATATAGTCCCTCTCTATTCTCTGGCACCACTGGATTTAATACCCCCAAGTCCACTCTGGCACCCACGGTGACGAAGAAGAGGGGCACAATCACGTCGGCAATAGGCTTGACTTGCTCATCTAATTCATTACGGGCATCTGTTTCGTCCAGGACTAGTCCGGCGGCAAAAGAGCCTAAAATCGCCTCTAGATGGATTGCATTGGCCAGAAAAGCCATCAGCAGGGCAAAGATAAACGCCGGGATGATAATACTACCTCTTGTTTTTAGATTCTCTACTATTGCCTCAAAGGTTTTATTAAATATACTTCCCAGTAAAATGGAACCTATTAGGAAGGCCACAGCACTGACAATAAGTAATAATACTTGTACCAGGTTTACTTCACCGGTTTTAGCCAGACTGGCCACTACTGCTAGGATAATAATGCCCAAAATATCGTCAATTACGGCAGCCCCAATGATGATCTGACCTTCTTTGGATTTCAACCATCCTAGCTCGGATAATACCTTGGAGGTGATACCAATACTGGTAGCGGTGAGGGCGGCGCCGGCAAAAATTGCTGGTACTGCGGGAAAATGGAAGAAATATATTAAACCGGCCGTGCCCATGGCGAAGGGCGCTGTGACTCCCGCCACTGCCACTATGGTGGCTTTAATTCCTACTTTCTTTAATTCTCTGATGTCGGACTCCAGACCGATTTCAAAAAGCAATACGACTACCCCCAATTCCGCCAAGACTGAGATTACTTCACTCTCTGATTCAAATACTTTTGTAAACAATTCCTCACTCATGGGGTTGAGGAAGTTTAGGACATTCATCACCAGGGATTTGTCGGCGGTGACTGACTCGGGGAATACCACCAAACTCAGGGCAGATACCCCTATGATTACCCCACCCACCAATTCTCCCAACACTGGTGGAAAATTGGCCATTCTGGATAATTCTGCCCCCACCTTGCTGGTAAAGTAGATTATGGCCAGGGTTAGCAATACCGCTGTCAGCACTAAAGTGGGTTTTTCTGCCTCTGTGGCGGTGGCTACTAGTAGACTTGGCAATGACGAACACCAGTTGAACATAATTTGTTAGTTGCTGATTTTATTTATGAGCTTTTTCTGGTCAATCTTTTTACTCTCAGACAATATAACTCAAAACAGGCTAAATTACACTTTGGGTAGTATTTTTATTGTTTATGGTTACTATTATCTTTTCCTTCACTCTCTTGCGGGGGACATTGTATCTTCACGGGGGATAATGGACTGTATTAAACTGTACAGATTTGTCAAAACAATGGTAGTC
Coding sequences within it:
- a CDS encoding prephenate dehydrogenase/arogenate dehydrogenase family protein, translating into TLEKIIALLSSPCVITDVGSVKGAVVYRATELCPYFVGSHPMAGSALQGIDAAMANLFENAPCVVTPISKTSPQALQTVSAFWQSLGCLIYNTTPELHDQAVAWVSHLPVMVSANLIYSCLQESRPELLQLAKALASSGFRDTSRVGGGNVELGLMMAQYNRESLLACLRQYQENLEYLIGQIEEENWDNVRAFLSLCQQQRPDFL
- a CDS encoding glutamate--tRNA ligase; amino-acid sequence: MSVRVRLAPSPTGNLHIGTARTAVFNWLFARHHNGTFILRIEDTDTERSKPQYTENIISGLKWLGLDWDEGPYFQSQRLDLYRRAIQTLLDKGYAYRCYCTPEELEALREEQRAKNLAPRYDNRHRNLTPEQIAEFEARGRKPVIRFKIDDDREIVWNDLIRGTVVWKGSDLGGDMVIARMPEREDEPFGLPLYNLAVVVDDIDMGITHVIRGEDHIANTAKQILLYEALGAKIPEFAHTPLILNKDGRKLSKRDGVTSIDDFRKMGFVAPALANYMTLLGWTPPDGEEIFDLHTAAKQFSLSRVNKAGAKFDWDKLDWINSQYLHRMSPGELLPLITPYWQEAGYQFNLDTDRDWLLSVVALISSSLTRLTDAVGAAKVFFAQSITLSEEAREFVAQTEGVKETINHVLASLDGELNAEKANEIIKQATKELKLKKGIVMRSIRVGLTGELHGPDLLQTWLLLHQKGLDRPRLETVSQSLSNSH
- a CDS encoding Mrp/NBP35 family ATP-binding protein, which encodes MVTKEAILEVLRPVKDPELQRSLVELNMIRNISVEDGNVSFTLVLTTPACPLRELIVEDCEKAVKRLEGVKSVSVQVTAETPQQKSLPNKQAVAGVKNIIAVSSGKGGVGKSTVAVNVAVALAQMGANVGLLDADIYGPNVPTMLGLSNAAVEVEKTPQGEFLQPAFNYGIKIVSMGFLIDPDQPVIWRGPMLNGIIRQFLYQVHWGELDYLVVDMPPGTGDAQLTLAQAVPLAGAVIVTTPQTVSLQDARRGLKMFEQLGVRILGIVENMSYFIPPDMPDKSYDLFGSGGGQKTSKELNVPLLGCIPLEISLREGGDKGIPIVVSHPESASARALKQIAQQLAARVSVTALL
- a CDS encoding cation:proton antiporter; this translates as MFNWCSSLPSLLVATATEAEKPTLVLTAVLLTLAIIYFTSKVGAELSRMANFPPVLGELVGGVIIGVSALSLVVFPESVTADKSLVMNVLNFLNPMSEELFTKVFESESEVISVLAELGVVVLLFEIGLESDIRELKKVGIKATIVAVAGVTAPFAMGTAGLIYFFHFPAVPAIFAGAALTATSIGITSKVLSELGWLKSKEGQIIIGAAVIDDILGIIILAVVASLAKTGEVNLVQVLLLIVSAVAFLIGSILLGSIFNKTFEAIVENLKTRGSIIIPAFIFALLMAFLANAIHLEAILGSFAAGLVLDETDARNELDEQVKPIADVIVPLFFVTVGARVDLGVLNPVVPENREGLYIATFLITVAIIGKIVSGWSFLSGEKINRLGIGIGMIPRGEVGLVFAGIGASSGVLTKPLEAAIIIMVIITTFLAPPLLKLVLGEAEAETETQVVAKGEEVKTPF